One region of Culex pipiens pallens isolate TS chromosome 2, TS_CPP_V2, whole genome shotgun sequence genomic DNA includes:
- the LOC120414685 gene encoding ATP-binding cassette sub-family G member 1 isoform X2, producing MMDKEYILNNNVKNGAVRVQIVPSQPKTLSHLPTRPAVDLAFHNLTYRVKEGRRNNVKTILKEVSGRLRSGELTAIMGPSGAGKSTLLNILTGYKTTNIEGSITMNGKERNLSQFRKLSAYIMQDNQLHANLTVEEAMHVAASLKLSQKVEKSEKLHVIKEILETLGLDEHRPTLTRNLSGGQQKRLSIALELVNNPPIMFFDEPTSGLDSSTCFQCVSLLKFLARGGRTIICTIHQPSARLFEMFDQLYTLADGQCVYQGNTKQLVPFLGTLDLECPSYHNPASYIIEVACGEHGDHTRKLVNAIDNGKRDIRGELDFPALKNKKNENGNANANLKSNYDKLNGNSNNKYADNLNLGGNGLLPSSMVNDIAKETTTETIKINVESEKEPEVNTALLPVDGQLDAGLSPERYPTSEFHQFWVVLKRTLLFSRRDWTLMYLRLFAHILVGFLIGALYYDIGNDGAKVLSNLGFLFFNMLFLMYTSMTITILSFPLEMPVLLKENFNRWYSLRSYYLAITVSDIPFQAIFCVFYVSIVYYFTSQPMEWFRFAMFLGSCLLISFVAQSVGLVVGAAMNVQNGVFLAPVMSVPFLLFSGFFVSFDAIPIYLRWITYLSYIRYGFEGTALATYSYGREKLKCHQVYCHFKSPSTTLEELDMLDANFTLDIVALVVIFVVLRIAAFLFLRWKLRTTR from the exons ATGTGAAAACCATTCTGAAGGAGGTCAGCGGAAGGCTTCGCTCCGGCGAGTTGACGGCCATCATGGGACCTTCGGGTGCGGGCAAAAGTACCCTGCTCAACATTCTCACCGGCTACAA AACGACCAACATCGAAGGGTCAATCACGATGAACGGCAAGGAGCGCAACCTTAGCCAGTTCCGCAAGCTGTCGGCCTACATCATGCAGGACAACCAGTTGCACGCCAATTTGACCGTCGAGGAAGCGATGCACGTGGCCGCCAGCCTCAAGCTGAGCCAAAAGGTGGAGAAGAGCGAGAAGCTGCATGTG ATCAAGGAGATCTTGGAGACTCTCGGTCTGGACGAGCATCGGCCCACGTTGACGAGGAATCTTTCCGGAGGACAGCAGAAGCGTCTATCGATTGCCCTGGAGTTGGTAAACAACCCACCGATTATGTTCTTTGACGAACCCACGTCCGGCCTGGACAGTTCAACGTGCTTCCAGTGTGTGAGCCTGCTCAAATTCTTGGCCCGAGGAGGTCGAACGATCATCTGTACGATCCATCAACCGTCGGCCCGTCTGTTTGAGATGTTTGACCAGCTGTACACGTTGGCCGATGGTCAGTGTGTGTACCAGGGCAACACCAAGCAGCTGGTTCCATTCCTGGGTACGCTCGACCTGGAGTGCCCTTCGTACCACAACCCGGCAAGTTACATCATTGAGGTGGCCTGCGGAGAACACGGTGATCACACCCGCAAACTGGTCAACGCGATCGACAACGGCAAACGGGACATCCGCGGCGAGCTGGATTTCCCGGCgctcaaaaacaaaaagaacGAAAATGGAAACGCCAACGCCAACCTGAAGTCGAACTACGACAAGCTCAACGGCAACAGTAACAACAAGTACGCCGACAACCTGAACCTGGGCGGCAACGGCCTCCTGCCGTCGTCAATGGTGAATGACATTGCCAAAGAAACGACCACCGAAACGATCAAGATCAACGTGGAATCGGAGAAGGAACCGGAAGTGAACACCGCCCTGTTGCCGGTCGATGGACAACTGGACGCGGGACTGTCACCGGAGCGGTATCCCACATCGGAGTTTCACCAGTTTTGGGTTGTTCTGAAACGGACGCTACTGTTCAGCAGACGTGATTGG ACACTTATGTACCTTCGTTTGTTCGCCCACATCCTGGTCGGTTTCCTCATCGGTGCCCTGTACTACGACATTGGTAACGACGGAGCCAAGGTGCTGAGTAACCTGGGATTCCTGTTCTTCAACATGCTGTTCCTGATGTACACGTCCATGACGATTACGATTCTATCAT TCCCACTCGAGATGCCTGTGCTGTTAAAGGAAAACTTTAATCGATGGTACTCACTTAGGTCATACTACCTAGCTATAACCGTTTCGGACATTCCATTCCAG GCAATTTTCTGCGTGTTCTACGTGTCAATCGTGTACTACTTCACGTCCCAACCGATGGAGTGGTTCCGGTTCGCAATGTTCCTCGGCTCGTGTCTGCTCATTTCGTTCGTCGCTCAAAGTGTCGGTCTGGTCGTGGGCGCAGCCATGAACGTCCAGAACGGTGTGTTCCTCGCGCCGGTCATGTCTGTCCCATTCCTGCTGTTCTCCGGCTTCTTCGTTTCGTTCGACGCCATTCCAATTTACTTGCGGTGGATCACCTACCTGTCCTACATCCGGTACGGATTCGAGGGAACCGCCCTCGCCACGTACTCGTACGGTCGCGAAAAGCTCAAGTGTCACCAGGTGTACTGTCACTTCAAGTCGCCGTCCACCACGCTCGAGGAGCTGGACATGCTGGACGCCAACTTTACGCTCGACATCGTGGCGCTGGTGGTCATCTTTGTCGTGCTGAGAATCGCCGCGTTCCTGTTCCTGCGGTGGAAGCTCAGAACCACCAGATAA
- the LOC120414685 gene encoding ATP-binding cassette sub-family G member 1 isoform X1 — protein MTEANESSSCSVTNNLLDTDNRKNGAVRVQIVPSQPKTLSHLPTRPAVDLAFHNLTYRVKEGRRNNVKTILKEVSGRLRSGELTAIMGPSGAGKSTLLNILTGYKTTNIEGSITMNGKERNLSQFRKLSAYIMQDNQLHANLTVEEAMHVAASLKLSQKVEKSEKLHVIKEILETLGLDEHRPTLTRNLSGGQQKRLSIALELVNNPPIMFFDEPTSGLDSSTCFQCVSLLKFLARGGRTIICTIHQPSARLFEMFDQLYTLADGQCVYQGNTKQLVPFLGTLDLECPSYHNPASYIIEVACGEHGDHTRKLVNAIDNGKRDIRGELDFPALKNKKNENGNANANLKSNYDKLNGNSNNKYADNLNLGGNGLLPSSMVNDIAKETTTETIKINVESEKEPEVNTALLPVDGQLDAGLSPERYPTSEFHQFWVVLKRTLLFSRRDWTLMYLRLFAHILVGFLIGALYYDIGNDGAKVLSNLGFLFFNMLFLMYTSMTITILSFPLEMPVLLKENFNRWYSLRSYYLAITVSDIPFQAIFCVFYVSIVYYFTSQPMEWFRFAMFLGSCLLISFVAQSVGLVVGAAMNVQNGVFLAPVMSVPFLLFSGFFVSFDAIPIYLRWITYLSYIRYGFEGTALATYSYGREKLKCHQVYCHFKSPSTTLEELDMLDANFTLDIVALVVIFVVLRIAAFLFLRWKLRTTR, from the exons ATGTGAAAACCATTCTGAAGGAGGTCAGCGGAAGGCTTCGCTCCGGCGAGTTGACGGCCATCATGGGACCTTCGGGTGCGGGCAAAAGTACCCTGCTCAACATTCTCACCGGCTACAA AACGACCAACATCGAAGGGTCAATCACGATGAACGGCAAGGAGCGCAACCTTAGCCAGTTCCGCAAGCTGTCGGCCTACATCATGCAGGACAACCAGTTGCACGCCAATTTGACCGTCGAGGAAGCGATGCACGTGGCCGCCAGCCTCAAGCTGAGCCAAAAGGTGGAGAAGAGCGAGAAGCTGCATGTG ATCAAGGAGATCTTGGAGACTCTCGGTCTGGACGAGCATCGGCCCACGTTGACGAGGAATCTTTCCGGAGGACAGCAGAAGCGTCTATCGATTGCCCTGGAGTTGGTAAACAACCCACCGATTATGTTCTTTGACGAACCCACGTCCGGCCTGGACAGTTCAACGTGCTTCCAGTGTGTGAGCCTGCTCAAATTCTTGGCCCGAGGAGGTCGAACGATCATCTGTACGATCCATCAACCGTCGGCCCGTCTGTTTGAGATGTTTGACCAGCTGTACACGTTGGCCGATGGTCAGTGTGTGTACCAGGGCAACACCAAGCAGCTGGTTCCATTCCTGGGTACGCTCGACCTGGAGTGCCCTTCGTACCACAACCCGGCAAGTTACATCATTGAGGTGGCCTGCGGAGAACACGGTGATCACACCCGCAAACTGGTCAACGCGATCGACAACGGCAAACGGGACATCCGCGGCGAGCTGGATTTCCCGGCgctcaaaaacaaaaagaacGAAAATGGAAACGCCAACGCCAACCTGAAGTCGAACTACGACAAGCTCAACGGCAACAGTAACAACAAGTACGCCGACAACCTGAACCTGGGCGGCAACGGCCTCCTGCCGTCGTCAATGGTGAATGACATTGCCAAAGAAACGACCACCGAAACGATCAAGATCAACGTGGAATCGGAGAAGGAACCGGAAGTGAACACCGCCCTGTTGCCGGTCGATGGACAACTGGACGCGGGACTGTCACCGGAGCGGTATCCCACATCGGAGTTTCACCAGTTTTGGGTTGTTCTGAAACGGACGCTACTGTTCAGCAGACGTGATTGG ACACTTATGTACCTTCGTTTGTTCGCCCACATCCTGGTCGGTTTCCTCATCGGTGCCCTGTACTACGACATTGGTAACGACGGAGCCAAGGTGCTGAGTAACCTGGGATTCCTGTTCTTCAACATGCTGTTCCTGATGTACACGTCCATGACGATTACGATTCTATCAT TCCCACTCGAGATGCCTGTGCTGTTAAAGGAAAACTTTAATCGATGGTACTCACTTAGGTCATACTACCTAGCTATAACCGTTTCGGACATTCCATTCCAG GCAATTTTCTGCGTGTTCTACGTGTCAATCGTGTACTACTTCACGTCCCAACCGATGGAGTGGTTCCGGTTCGCAATGTTCCTCGGCTCGTGTCTGCTCATTTCGTTCGTCGCTCAAAGTGTCGGTCTGGTCGTGGGCGCAGCCATGAACGTCCAGAACGGTGTGTTCCTCGCGCCGGTCATGTCTGTCCCATTCCTGCTGTTCTCCGGCTTCTTCGTTTCGTTCGACGCCATTCCAATTTACTTGCGGTGGATCACCTACCTGTCCTACATCCGGTACGGATTCGAGGGAACCGCCCTCGCCACGTACTCGTACGGTCGCGAAAAGCTCAAGTGTCACCAGGTGTACTGTCACTTCAAGTCGCCGTCCACCACGCTCGAGGAGCTGGACATGCTGGACGCCAACTTTACGCTCGACATCGTGGCGCTGGTGGTCATCTTTGTCGTGCTGAGAATCGCCGCGTTCCTGTTCCTGCGGTGGAAGCTCAGAACCACCAGATAA